One region of Streptomyces capillispiralis genomic DNA includes:
- a CDS encoding glycosyltransferase family 39 protein: MTTPYDRTSPPADPATWEPPLPTAPRHTASTPAPSEPRPPLPRRVWRGRPEDPRWVRPAFLGLLLVTGLLYLYDLSASGYANSFYSAAVQAGSQSWKAFFFGSLDAANAITVDKPPASLWPMELSVRIFGLNSWAILVPEVLMGVATVAVVYAAVRRRFGPAAGLIAGTVLALTPVAALMFRFNNPDAMLALLMSLACSLVVRALEDGRTKWLVWAGAAIGFAFLAKTLQAFLILPALALVYGVCAPVRLRKRLGQLALATVALVVSGGWWVAVVELWPASSRPYVGGSQNNSFLELTFGYNGLGRLNGEETGSVGGGGGMGGGGQWGETGWDRMFTSEIGGQISWLLPAALILLVAGLFLTRRAARTDLARASFLVWGGSLLMTAVVFSYMAGIFHQYYTVALAPYLAAVVGMGAAALWEKRHALWASLALAAAVTATAAWGYVLLNRTPDYLPWLKWLVLVGGLTAALGLVFAGRLGPRLALSAAGLGLIAALAGPTAYTLSTVQEPHTGSIVTAGPAGAGMGGGPRGGGGFPGGGGNQQGGPDGRTPPGAGGTGTGGFPGGGPTGQNNQKGGSNQNGGGTQNGQNGRTAPTAPGGSAEGGMPGGGGGGMGGLLGGADVDAEARELLEADAGDYTWAAAAIGAQNAASYQLATGEPVMAIGGFNGTDPSPTLAQFQEYVAEGKIHYFVSGGGMGGGGGDSGTSAQIATWVAENFEEVTAGTATFYDLTQKTSGD; encoded by the coding sequence ATGACCACCCCGTATGACCGGACGAGTCCCCCGGCGGACCCCGCCACCTGGGAACCCCCGCTTCCGACGGCGCCCCGTCACACCGCGTCCACCCCCGCGCCGAGTGAACCCCGGCCGCCCCTGCCCCGCAGAGTGTGGCGCGGCCGGCCCGAGGACCCCCGCTGGGTGCGCCCGGCCTTCCTCGGACTGCTGCTGGTGACCGGCCTGCTCTACCTCTACGACCTGAGCGCCTCCGGATACGCCAACTCGTTCTACTCGGCGGCCGTCCAGGCGGGCAGCCAGTCCTGGAAGGCGTTCTTCTTCGGCTCGCTGGACGCGGCGAACGCCATCACCGTCGACAAGCCGCCGGCCTCGCTGTGGCCGATGGAGCTCTCGGTCAGGATCTTCGGCCTGAACTCCTGGGCGATCCTCGTCCCCGAGGTGCTCATGGGCGTCGCCACGGTCGCCGTGGTGTACGCGGCCGTCCGGCGCCGTTTCGGCCCGGCGGCCGGACTGATCGCGGGGACGGTCCTCGCGCTGACGCCCGTCGCGGCGCTGATGTTCCGGTTCAACAACCCGGACGCGATGCTGGCGCTGCTGATGTCCCTCGCCTGCTCCCTCGTGGTGCGCGCGCTGGAGGACGGCCGGACCAAGTGGCTGGTGTGGGCCGGGGCCGCCATCGGCTTCGCGTTCCTCGCCAAGACCCTCCAGGCCTTCCTGATCCTCCCGGCCCTCGCCCTCGTCTACGGGGTCTGCGCCCCGGTGCGGCTGCGGAAGCGGCTGGGGCAGCTGGCGCTGGCGACCGTCGCGCTGGTCGTCTCCGGCGGCTGGTGGGTGGCGGTCGTCGAACTGTGGCCCGCGTCCTCGCGGCCGTACGTCGGCGGCTCGCAGAACAACAGCTTCCTGGAGCTGACCTTCGGCTACAACGGGCTCGGCCGGCTCAACGGCGAGGAGACCGGCAGCGTCGGCGGCGGTGGCGGCATGGGCGGCGGAGGACAGTGGGGCGAGACCGGCTGGGACCGGATGTTCACCTCCGAGATTGGCGGCCAGATCTCCTGGCTGCTGCCCGCCGCGCTGATCCTGCTCGTCGCGGGCCTGTTCCTCACCCGCAGGGCCGCACGGACCGACCTGGCCCGCGCCTCCTTCCTGGTGTGGGGCGGCTCGCTGCTGATGACCGCGGTGGTCTTCAGCTACATGGCCGGCATCTTCCACCAGTACTACACGGTGGCGCTCGCCCCCTACCTCGCGGCCGTGGTCGGCATGGGCGCGGCGGCCCTGTGGGAGAAGCGGCACGCGCTCTGGGCCTCGCTCGCCCTCGCGGCCGCCGTCACGGCCACGGCCGCCTGGGGGTACGTGCTGCTCAACCGCACGCCCGACTACCTGCCGTGGCTGAAGTGGCTGGTGCTGGTCGGGGGACTGACCGCGGCGCTCGGGCTGGTCTTCGCCGGCAGGCTGGGGCCGCGGCTGGCCCTGTCGGCGGCGGGGCTGGGGCTGATCGCGGCGCTGGCCGGGCCGACGGCGTACACCCTGAGCACCGTGCAGGAGCCGCACACCGGTTCCATCGTCACCGCCGGTCCGGCGGGGGCGGGCATGGGCGGCGGTCCCCGCGGGGGTGGCGGCTTCCCCGGCGGGGGCGGCAACCAGCAGGGCGGTCCGGACGGCCGGACCCCGCCCGGCGCGGGCGGCACCGGCACCGGCGGCTTCCCGGGGGGCGGCCCGACGGGCCAGAACAACCAGAAGGGGGGAAGCAACCAGAACGGGGGAGGGACCCAGAACGGCCAGAACGGCCGGACCGCGCCCACCGCCCCCGGCGGCAGCGCCGAGGGAGGCATGCCGGGAGGAGGAGGCGGCGGCATGGGCGGTCTCCTCGGCGGCGCGGACGTCGACGCCGAGGCCCGGGAACTGCTGGAGGCCGACGCCGGCGACTACACCTGGGCCGCCGCCGCCATCGGCGCCCAGAACGCCGCGAGCTACCAACTCGCCACCGGTGAGCCCGTGATGGCGATCGGCGGCTTCAACGGCACCGACCCGTCCCCGACCCTCGCCCAGTTCCAGGAGTACGTGGCGGAAGGGAAGATCCACTACTTCGTCTCCGGCGGCGGCATGGGCGGCGGTGGCGGTGACTCCGGCACCTCCGCGCAGATCGCGACCTGGGTGGCGGAGAACTTCGAGGAAGTGACGGCCGGTACGGCGACCTTCTACGACCTCACGCAGAAGACGAGCGGCGACTGA